A stretch of the Phycodurus eques isolate BA_2022a chromosome 15, UOR_Pequ_1.1, whole genome shotgun sequence genome encodes the following:
- the LOC133413540 gene encoding zinc finger protein OZF-like: MCARRTAQYQDELCGPKDEKEPQRHLLNAFFTKPRVGLRTAEISDLRPECQQPVSPHIKEEEEDEEVLHIKEEEELHALYIKNHEAEEYSYIKEEEEEEDVTKFLLTGVPLKSEDEDEGQSERGAEPPSSSSSQHMTTEGDGDHCGGSQADSHLAPLSDSDDMTSLSPHDDDDDDEQSEGHKTSHTDNKFWKCSQCGKELASQNGLKLHMRMHTGEKPFTCLVCCKRFIQKGDLIYHTKTHTGEKPFACSVCAQRFYKKGYLKIHTRTHTGEKPFACSVCGQRFSEKGNLNRHKRTHTGEKPFSCSDCGQRFSEKGGLKKHTRTHTGEKPFACPMCGQRFSEKGSLRKHTRTHTGEKPFACSVCDQRFTQKGQLKLHTRTHTGEKPYSCSVCGLTFSRKGSLRKHSRTHTGEKPFACSMCGQRFAHRSNLTTHTRTHTGEKPFFCSVCGQRFSRKGSQKRHIRTHTREKTFS, translated from the coding sequence AAATCAGTGATCTTCGTCCTGAATGTCAGCAACCAGTGtcccctcacattaaagaggaagaggaggacgaagaggtcctccacattaaagaggaagaggagctgcATGCCCTTTACATTAAAAACCACGAGGCAGAAGAGTACTCCTACatcaaagaagaggaggaggaggaagatgttaCCAAGTTTCTAttgactggtgtccctttgaagagtgaggatgaagatgaaggtcaaagtgagagaggggcggagcctccaagcagcagctcaagtcaacacatgacaacagaaggtgatggagaccactgtggaggatcacaagcagacagccacttagctccactatcagatagtgatGACATGACTTCGCTCTCTcctcatgatgatgatgatgatgatgaacagtCTGAAGGGCATAAGACcagtcacactgacaacaaattctggaaatgttctcagtgtgggaaagaATTGGCTTCTCAGAATGGTTTGAAACTACACATGAGAatgcacactggagagaaaccttttacctGCTTAGTTTGCTGTAAAAGGTTTATTCAGAAGGGAGACCTAatatatcacacaaaaacacacacaggggagaaaccttttgcttgctcagtttgtgcTCAAAGATTCTATAAAAAAGgatacttaaaaatacacacaagaacacacactggagaaaaaccatttgcctgctcagtatgtggtcaaagattctctgaaaagggaaatttaaacagacacaaacgaacacacacaggtgagaaacctttttcctgttcagattgtggccaaagattctctgaaaagggaggcttaaaaaaacacacaagaacacacactggagagaaaccttttgcctgcccaatgtgtggtcaaagattctctgaaaagggaagcttaagaaaacacacaaggacacacactggagagaaaccttttgcctgctcagtgtgTGATCAAAGATTTACTCAGAAAGGGCAgttaaaattacacacaagaacacacactggtgagaaaccttattcgtgctcagtttgtggcctaACATTCTCTAGAAAGGGAAGCTTAAGAAAACactcaagaacacacactggagagaaaccttttgcttgctcaATGTGTGGTCAAAGATTTGCACACAGAAGTAatttgacaacacacacaagaacacacactggagagaaaccttttttctgctccgtttgtggtcaaagattctctagAAAGGGAAGTCAAAAAAGACACATAAGAACACACACTCGAGAAAAAACTTTTTCCTGA